In Nocardia sputorum, a single genomic region encodes these proteins:
- a CDS encoding globin domain-containing protein, with product MDSRTVALIRTTFKAVAAEDGGPEKLARSFYAILFTDYPHVRDFFPAAMDSQRDRLVKAISYALDRLEEPDKLLPFLAQLGRDHRKYGVQPAHYTAVATALKTAVKVFAGTEMWTDEVDRAWDEGLKIIADTMIGAAEKETTPSAWTGTVIERREVLRNLVIVRLQLDQPMRYAAGQYLSVQIPSRPRMWRYLSPAVPATANGEIEFHVRNVLGGWVSSAIVGQTVVGDQWLLGSPLGGLGVPRNAKRKMLMIGCGTGIAPLRAQLMSMAMRRTNPKVHLFVGGHHPCDLYDLETLSKLAMANRWLTVTPVSEHEENPWWYAEPDEPRTTWPGLEPRVTGQIGKVVASFGAWSDRDVQIAGSPSMVQTTKFRLMAAGTLAKNIRHDPLY from the coding sequence ATGGATTCACGCACTGTCGCTTTGATCAGAACTACGTTCAAGGCGGTTGCTGCGGAGGATGGGGGGCCGGAGAAACTGGCCAGATCGTTCTATGCGATCTTGTTCACCGACTACCCGCACGTCCGCGATTTCTTTCCCGCCGCGATGGACTCGCAGCGCGATCGCCTGGTCAAGGCGATCTCCTATGCGCTGGACCGGTTGGAGGAGCCCGACAAGCTGCTGCCCTTCCTCGCCCAGCTCGGTAGGGACCACCGCAAGTACGGCGTGCAGCCCGCGCACTACACCGCCGTCGCCACCGCGCTGAAGACCGCCGTGAAGGTGTTCGCGGGCACCGAGATGTGGACCGACGAGGTCGACCGCGCCTGGGACGAGGGCCTGAAGATCATCGCCGACACCATGATCGGCGCGGCGGAGAAGGAGACCACGCCGTCGGCATGGACCGGCACGGTGATCGAACGCCGGGAGGTCCTGCGCAACCTGGTCATCGTCCGGCTGCAATTGGATCAGCCGATGCGGTACGCCGCGGGTCAGTATCTGAGTGTGCAGATCCCGTCGCGGCCGCGCATGTGGCGCTATCTCTCGCCCGCCGTGCCCGCGACTGCCAACGGCGAGATCGAGTTCCACGTCCGGAACGTGCTGGGCGGCTGGGTCAGTTCGGCCATCGTCGGCCAGACCGTCGTCGGCGACCAGTGGCTGCTCGGCTCACCGCTGGGCGGTCTCGGAGTCCCGCGCAACGCCAAACGCAAGATGCTGATGATCGGCTGCGGCACCGGGATCGCGCCGCTGCGCGCCCAGCTCATGTCGATGGCGATGCGGCGCACCAATCCGAAGGTGCACCTGTTCGTCGGCGGGCACCACCCGTGCGACCTCTACGACCTGGAGACGCTGAGCAAGCTCGCGATGGCCAACCGCTGGCTCACCGTCACACCGGTGAGCGAGCACGAGGAAAACCCGTGGTGGTACGCCGAACCCGACGAACCGCGCACCACCTGGCCCGGCCTGGAACCGCGCGTGACCGGCCAGATCGGCAAGGTCGTCGCGAGCTTCGGCGCCTGGTCCGACCGCGACGTCCAGATCGCCGGTTCGCCCTCGATGGTGCAGACCACCAAGTTCCGCCTCATGGCAGCGGGGACGCTGGCGAAGAACATCCGCCACGACCCGTTGTATTGA
- the clpB gene encoding ATP-dependent chaperone ClpB, with protein sequence MDSFNPTTKTQAALTAALQAASAAGNPEIRPAHLLVALLDQTDGIAAPLLKAVGTDPATVRGEAQDIVDRLPRATGATTTPNLGREALAAITAAQRLATELGDEYVSTEHVMVGLAEGDSDVTMLLRKYGATADALRSAFTAVRGSARVTSPDPEGSYQALEKYSTDLTASARAGKLDPVIGRDTEIRRVVQVLSRRTKNNPVLIGEPGVGKTAIVEGLAQRIVAGDVPESLRGKSVVALDLGAMVAGAKYRGEFEERLKAVLEDIKNSAGQIITFIDELHTIVGAGATGESAMDAGNMIKPMLARGELRLVGATTLEEYRQHIEKDAALERRFQQVLVGEPSVEDTIGILRGIKERYEVHHGVRITDSALVAAATLSDRYITSRFLPDKAIDLVDESASRLRMEIDSRPVEIDEVERAVRRLEIEEVALAKETDEASKQRLEKLRSELADDREKLNQLTTRWQNEKNAIDQVRTLKEQLEALRGESERAERDGDLGKAAELRYGRIPALEKQLAEAEKTSATAGDGEVMLKEEVGPDDIAEVVSSWTGIPVGRMLEGETQKLLRMEDELGRRVVGQNEAVQAVSDAVRRARAGVADPNRPTGSFMFIGPTGVGKTELAKALADFLFDDERAMVRIDMSEYSEKHSVARLVGAPPGYVGYDQGGQLTEAVRRRPYTVVLFDEIEKAHPDVFDILLQVLDEGRLTDGQGRTVDFRNTILILTSNLGAGGDREFVMNAVRSAFKPEFLNRLDDVVMFHSLDEEQLEHIVDIQLEQLQKRLAQRRLKLEVSDSARFWLAVRGYDPAYGARPLRRLIQQAIGDSLAKELLAGEITDGDNVKVSVSPDGDGLIIGR encoded by the coding sequence GTGGACTCGTTCAATCCCACCACCAAGACCCAGGCGGCGCTGACCGCTGCCTTGCAGGCGGCCTCCGCCGCGGGCAACCCGGAGATTCGTCCGGCGCACTTGCTGGTGGCGTTGCTGGACCAGACCGACGGCATCGCCGCGCCCTTGCTGAAAGCAGTCGGAACGGATCCGGCGACCGTGCGAGGCGAGGCACAGGACATCGTGGACCGGCTGCCCCGCGCGACCGGCGCCACCACCACCCCGAACCTGGGCCGCGAGGCGCTCGCCGCGATCACCGCGGCGCAGCGCCTGGCCACCGAGCTCGGTGACGAGTACGTCTCCACCGAGCACGTCATGGTCGGTCTCGCCGAAGGCGACTCCGACGTGACGATGCTGCTGCGCAAGTACGGCGCCACCGCCGACGCGCTCCGCTCGGCGTTCACCGCGGTGCGCGGCAGCGCCCGGGTGACCAGCCCCGATCCGGAGGGCAGCTACCAGGCGCTGGAGAAGTACTCCACCGATCTGACGGCCTCGGCTCGCGCGGGCAAGCTCGACCCGGTGATCGGCCGGGACACCGAGATCCGCCGGGTGGTGCAGGTGCTGAGTCGGCGCACCAAGAACAACCCGGTGCTGATCGGCGAGCCCGGCGTCGGCAAGACGGCGATCGTCGAGGGCCTGGCCCAGCGCATCGTGGCGGGCGACGTCCCGGAGTCGCTGCGCGGCAAGTCCGTCGTCGCGCTGGACCTCGGCGCGATGGTCGCGGGCGCGAAGTACCGCGGCGAGTTCGAGGAGCGGCTCAAGGCCGTGCTCGAGGACATCAAGAACAGCGCGGGTCAGATCATCACGTTCATCGACGAGCTGCACACCATCGTCGGCGCGGGCGCCACCGGCGAATCGGCGATGGACGCGGGCAACATGATCAAGCCGATGCTGGCTCGCGGCGAGCTGCGCCTGGTCGGCGCGACCACGTTGGAGGAATACCGCCAGCACATCGAGAAGGACGCCGCCCTGGAACGGCGCTTCCAGCAGGTGCTGGTCGGCGAGCCGTCGGTGGAGGACACCATCGGCATCCTGCGTGGCATCAAAGAGCGCTACGAGGTGCACCACGGCGTGCGCATCACCGACTCCGCGCTGGTCGCCGCGGCCACGCTGTCGGACCGCTACATCACTTCCCGGTTCCTGCCGGACAAGGCGATCGACCTGGTCGACGAGTCGGCCTCGCGGTTGCGCATGGAGATCGACTCCCGCCCCGTGGAGATCGACGAGGTGGAACGCGCGGTGCGCAGGCTGGAGATCGAGGAGGTCGCCCTCGCCAAGGAGACCGACGAGGCCTCCAAGCAGCGGCTGGAGAAACTGCGCTCCGAACTCGCCGACGACCGCGAGAAACTCAACCAGCTGACCACCCGCTGGCAGAACGAGAAGAACGCGATCGATCAGGTGCGCACGCTCAAAGAGCAGCTGGAAGCGCTGCGCGGCGAGTCGGAGCGCGCCGAGCGCGACGGCGATCTGGGCAAGGCCGCCGAACTGCGCTACGGCCGGATCCCGGCGCTGGAGAAGCAGCTCGCCGAGGCCGAAAAAACCTCGGCCACAGCGGGAGACGGCGAGGTGATGCTCAAGGAGGAGGTCGGCCCGGACGACATCGCCGAGGTGGTGTCCTCCTGGACCGGTATTCCGGTGGGCCGGATGCTGGAAGGGGAGACGCAGAAGCTGCTGCGCATGGAGGACGAGCTGGGCCGCCGCGTGGTCGGCCAGAACGAGGCGGTGCAGGCGGTGTCCGACGCGGTGCGCCGGGCGCGCGCGGGTGTCGCCGACCCGAATCGCCCGACCGGCTCGTTCATGTTCATCGGCCCCACGGGCGTCGGCAAGACCGAGCTGGCGAAGGCGTTGGCGGACTTCCTGTTCGACGACGAGCGCGCCATGGTCCGCATCGACATGAGCGAGTACAGCGAGAAGCACTCGGTCGCCCGGCTGGTCGGCGCCCCGCCCGGCTACGTCGGTTACGACCAGGGCGGTCAGCTCACCGAGGCGGTGCGGCGCAGGCCCTACACGGTGGTGCTGTTCGACGAGATCGAGAAGGCGCACCCGGACGTGTTCGACATCCTGCTGCAAGTGCTCGACGAAGGCAGGCTCACCGACGGCCAGGGCCGCACGGTGGACTTCCGCAACACCATCCTCATCCTGACCTCCAACCTGGGCGCGGGCGGTGATCGCGAGTTCGTCATGAACGCCGTGCGTTCGGCTTTCAAGCCGGAGTTCCTCAACCGCCTCGACGACGTGGTCATGTTCCACTCGCTCGACGAGGAGCAGCTCGAGCACATCGTCGACATCCAGCTCGAGCAGCTGCAGAAGCGGCTGGCGCAGCGCAGACTGAAGCTGGAGGTCAGCGATTCGGCCCGATTCTGGCTGGCGGTACGCGGCTACGACCCCGCCTACGGCGCGCGCCCGTTGCGCAGGCTGATCCAGCAGGCCATCGGCGATTCCCTCGCCAAGGAACTTCTCGCGGGCGAGATCACCGACGGCGACAACGTCAAGGTGAGTGTCAGCCCCGACGGGGACGGCCTGATCATCGGCAGGTGA
- the pyrE gene encoding orotate phosphoribosyltransferase — protein MIDVITNDRDRLAALVRELAVVHGRVTLSSGKEADYYVDLRRATLHHGAGPLIGKLLRELVADWDFDAVGGLTMGADPVALAVMHAPGRPIDAFVVRKAAKSHGMQRQIEGPDIVGKRVLVVEDTTTTGNSPLTAVRALRAAGATVVGVATVVDRETGADQVIAAEGLEYRSILGLKDLALG, from the coding sequence ATGATCGACGTGATTACTAACGACAGGGACCGGTTGGCCGCGCTGGTCCGCGAGCTCGCGGTCGTGCACGGCCGGGTGACTTTGTCCTCGGGCAAGGAGGCCGACTACTACGTCGACCTGCGCCGCGCGACGCTGCACCACGGCGCGGGCCCGCTGATCGGCAAGCTGCTGCGCGAACTCGTCGCGGACTGGGATTTCGACGCCGTCGGCGGTCTCACCATGGGCGCCGACCCGGTCGCGCTGGCCGTGATGCACGCTCCCGGCCGCCCGATCGACGCGTTCGTGGTGCGCAAGGCGGCGAAGTCGCACGGCATGCAGCGCCAGATCGAGGGCCCGGACATCGTGGGTAAGCGGGTGCTGGTGGTCGAGGACACCACCACGACCGGCAATTCACCGTTGACCGCGGTGCGGGCACTGCGCGCGGCGGGCGCTACCGTGGTCGGCGTCGCCACCGTCGTCGACCGGGAAACCGGCGCTGACCAGGTGATCGCCGCGGAAGGTCTGGAGTACCGGTCGATCCTCGGCTTGAAGGATCTCGCCCTGGGATAG
- a CDS encoding FAD-binding oxidoreductase, with product MDARSAALVRANFRSVIESPNGPERLVSAFYGHLFAENPRLRELFPPAMEMQAKRIATAIQYVLDHLEDWDRAQKFLEQLARDHRKYGVEAAHYDMAGRALLAAFRVYNGAGWNRGLEEGWRDITILISASMAIGANSDKSQPVWEATVVGHRRVLEDLAIVRLQSDGPVPYQAGQYVPVTIPQRPKMWRYFSPAIPSNPYGEIEFHVRKIRGGWVSPAIVNETRVGDRWRIAGPLGGLHVDRDSGRDVLMIGSGTGIAPLRAQLIEMGQRGINPRVHFFIGGRYPCDLYDVENMWQLSQSNPWLTIVPVCEQKTNPWWYPHPPQDAPYGMHRRLIGNLGAVVASFGAWADRQIQIAGSARMIADTRRALLAVGTPEQNISCDPV from the coding sequence GTGGATGCGCGTTCGGCTGCGCTGGTCCGCGCCAATTTTCGTTCGGTGATCGAGTCGCCGAACGGACCCGAGCGGTTGGTCAGTGCGTTCTACGGACATTTGTTCGCCGAGAACCCCCGGCTGCGCGAATTGTTCCCGCCCGCCATGGAGATGCAGGCCAAACGGATCGCCACGGCCATCCAGTACGTGCTCGACCACCTGGAGGACTGGGACCGGGCACAGAAATTCCTGGAGCAACTCGCCCGCGACCATCGCAAGTACGGCGTCGAGGCGGCGCACTACGACATGGCGGGCCGCGCGCTGCTCGCGGCGTTCCGGGTCTACAACGGCGCGGGCTGGAATCGGGGCCTGGAAGAGGGCTGGCGCGACATCACCATCCTGATCTCCGCCTCCATGGCCATCGGCGCCAACTCCGACAAGTCGCAGCCGGTATGGGAGGCCACCGTGGTCGGCCATCGCCGTGTGCTGGAGGACCTGGCCATCGTGCGCCTGCAGTCCGACGGGCCGGTGCCCTACCAGGCGGGGCAGTACGTGCCGGTGACGATTCCGCAGCGGCCCAAGATGTGGCGTTATTTCTCCCCGGCGATCCCCTCCAACCCGTACGGCGAGATCGAGTTCCACGTGCGCAAGATCCGCGGCGGCTGGGTCAGCCCGGCGATCGTCAACGAGACCAGGGTGGGCGACCGATGGCGGATCGCGGGCCCGCTCGGCGGACTGCACGTCGACCGGGACAGCGGCCGCGACGTGCTCATGATCGGCTCGGGCACCGGCATCGCCCCGCTGCGCGCGCAACTGATCGAGATGGGCCAGCGGGGCATCAACCCACGTGTGCACTTCTTCATCGGCGGTCGCTATCCCTGCGACCTGTACGACGTGGAGAACATGTGGCAACTCTCGCAGAGCAACCCGTGGCTGACGATCGTCCCGGTGTGCGAGCAGAAGACCAACCCCTGGTGGTACCCGCATCCGCCGCAGGACGCACCGTACGGCATGCACCGGCGCCTGATCGGTAACCTTGGCGCCGTGGTCGCGAGCTTCGGCGCGTGGGCGGACCGGCAGATCCAGATCGCCGGTTCGGCCCGGATGATCGCCGACACCCGGCGAGCGCTGCTCGCGGTCGGCACGCCGGAGCAGAACATCAGCTGCGACCCTGTGTAA
- a CDS encoding DUF5666 domain-containing protein produces MTNPNDPWGQRPEDAPTEHLGPPGKSGYGGPAHTTEYSEAYGAGAPSEYPPTEQYGSWGPPPGANATREFPAYDSQWSAYPDSGADRWQGTAGPPGGAMPPGGGPPPQPPRRNTGLWIALGLGVIVLIGAIGVVAGVLLGGSDSGSADTAAASTARVTTRPAPVPRSTQPSPPSGLPSVPGLGDVDGLGATMGTITANDGGTLTVSSVMGNTITVRTDANTQVIALSGTKVSDLAAGELVLIQGDKAPDGSIQAKVIIGTSLPGGGR; encoded by the coding sequence ATGACCAACCCGAACGATCCCTGGGGACAGCGGCCGGAGGATGCGCCGACCGAGCACCTGGGTCCGCCGGGCAAATCCGGGTACGGCGGCCCAGCGCACACCACGGAGTACTCCGAGGCATACGGCGCGGGCGCTCCGTCGGAGTATCCGCCGACGGAGCAATACGGGTCTTGGGGGCCGCCGCCGGGGGCGAACGCGACGCGCGAATTCCCGGCCTACGACTCCCAGTGGTCTGCTTATCCGGACAGCGGCGCTGATCGGTGGCAAGGCACTGCCGGGCCGCCCGGTGGCGCGATGCCCCCCGGCGGCGGACCGCCACCGCAGCCGCCGCGGCGCAACACCGGTCTCTGGATCGCCCTCGGCCTCGGCGTCATCGTGCTGATCGGTGCGATCGGGGTGGTCGCGGGTGTGCTGCTGGGCGGCAGCGACTCCGGTTCGGCCGACACCGCGGCGGCCTCGACCGCGCGCGTCACGACACGGCCCGCGCCCGTGCCCAGGTCCACGCAGCCGAGTCCGCCGAGCGGGTTGCCCAGCGTGCCCGGCCTCGGCGACGTCGACGGGCTCGGCGCGACCATGGGCACCATCACCGCCAACGACGGAGGCACCTTGACGGTGAGTTCGGTGATGGGCAATACCATCACGGTGCGCACCGACGCGAATACCCAGGTGATCGCCTTGTCCGGCACCAAAGTGTCGGATCTGGCCGCCGGTGAGCTGGTCCTGATCCAGGGCGACAAGGCGCCGGACGGATCGATCCAGGCGAAGGTCATCATCGGTACCTCGCTGCCCGGCGGCGGCCGATGA
- a CDS encoding NADP-dependent oxidoreductase, with the protein MRAIVVRKFGATPELAEMPMPEPGPGAVRVQLQAAGVNPFDAKLADGILDGKLPHDFPMILGVDGAGTVATIGAGVSRFAVGDRVVGKFLTPPVGHGSFAEYAVLPEGGTLVPIPPGVPTVAAAALPTAGVTAQDLVDATHIQPGQTVLIVGATGGVGSFLVQLANIAGAHVIATARGGSADQMTRLGAAETVDYTAGPVRDQVAAAHPDGIDVLFDLVSPPEALAELTTLVRDGGTVYSTIFAADEDALRARSLAGGNIESKGSAAELARLIQRVAAGDVVVPIDATVPLAEGPAVIGAPGARGKTVLAI; encoded by the coding sequence ATGCGCGCGATCGTGGTACGGAAGTTCGGAGCGACGCCGGAACTGGCCGAGATGCCGATGCCCGAGCCCGGCCCGGGAGCCGTGCGGGTCCAGCTCCAGGCGGCCGGAGTGAATCCCTTCGACGCGAAGCTGGCCGACGGGATCCTGGACGGCAAACTGCCGCACGACTTTCCGATGATCCTCGGCGTGGACGGTGCGGGAACGGTCGCCACGATCGGCGCGGGCGTCAGCCGCTTCGCCGTCGGCGACCGGGTGGTCGGCAAGTTCCTCACCCCACCGGTTGGCCACGGCAGCTTCGCCGAGTACGCGGTGTTGCCGGAGGGCGGCACGCTCGTGCCGATCCCGCCGGGCGTGCCGACCGTCGCGGCCGCCGCGCTGCCCACCGCAGGGGTGACCGCGCAGGACCTCGTGGACGCCACGCACATCCAGCCCGGCCAAACGGTACTGATCGTCGGCGCGACCGGCGGCGTCGGCTCCTTCTTGGTGCAACTGGCCAATATCGCGGGCGCGCACGTCATCGCGACGGCGCGCGGCGGCTCCGCCGATCAGATGACCCGGCTGGGCGCGGCCGAGACGGTGGACTACACCGCGGGCCCGGTGCGCGACCAGGTCGCCGCCGCGCATCCGGACGGGATCGACGTGCTGTTCGACCTGGTGAGCCCGCCCGAGGCGCTGGCGGAGCTGACCACGCTGGTCCGCGACGGCGGCACGGTGTACTCCACCATCTTCGCCGCCGACGAGGACGCGTTGCGCGCACGGTCGCTCGCGGGCGGCAACATCGAATCCAAGGGCAGCGCGGCGGAACTGGCCCGGCTGATCCAGCGCGTCGCGGCGGGTGACGTGGTCGTGCCGATCGATGCCACCGTCCCGCTCGCGGAGGGACCCGCCGTCATCGGAGCGCCCGGCGCGCGCGGCAAGACCGTGCTCGCCATCTGA
- a CDS encoding FAD-binding oxidoreductase produces MLGNGNQAPEWTSTVVGHHRLRHDLAVIRLIGEFVPFAAGQSVEVRVPQHPGVRRRFSPALPPSLDGKLEFHVRTVPGGWCSGAIVADTQPGDEWRIGAPAGGFWVDPDGGEVVMIAGGTGLAPMRAQILELARKPSPPPTYLFVGGRSPRDLYASDMLFLLAAELPWLTVIPVVESPQDPNWVDEWYEQSRVDIGFAPDDLLYGTLADVLGSHGAFLEHQVLVCGSPAMVQTTVDRLLETGTPPERIQFEGL; encoded by the coding sequence ATGCTCGGTAACGGTAATCAGGCGCCGGAATGGACCTCGACCGTCGTCGGTCACCATCGGCTGCGGCACGACCTCGCGGTGATCCGCCTGATCGGCGAGTTCGTGCCGTTCGCCGCCGGACAGTCGGTCGAGGTGCGGGTGCCCCAGCACCCTGGGGTGCGCCGCAGGTTCTCCCCGGCGCTGCCGCCCTCGCTGGACGGGAAGCTGGAGTTCCACGTGCGCACGGTGCCGGGCGGCTGGTGCAGCGGCGCGATCGTCGCCGACACCCAGCCGGGCGACGAGTGGCGGATCGGCGCTCCGGCCGGCGGGTTCTGGGTAGACCCGGACGGCGGCGAGGTGGTGATGATCGCCGGCGGCACCGGCTTGGCGCCGATGCGCGCGCAGATCCTCGAGCTGGCGCGCAAGCCTTCGCCGCCGCCCACCTACCTCTTCGTCGGCGGCCGGTCCCCGCGCGACCTCTACGCGTCCGACATGCTGTTTCTGCTGGCCGCCGAATTGCCTTGGCTCACCGTGATTCCGGTGGTGGAGAGCCCGCAGGACCCGAACTGGGTCGACGAGTGGTACGAACAGTCCCGCGTCGACATCGGTTTCGCACCCGACGATCTCCTCTACGGCACGCTCGCCGACGTCCTCGGCTCGCACGGCGCGTTCCTCGAACACCAAGTGCTGGTCTGCGGCTCCCCGGCCATGGTCCAGACCACCGTCGACCGCCTCCTCGAAACCGGAACCCCACCGGAACGGATTCAGTTCGAGGGGCTGTAA
- a CDS encoding heat shock protein transcriptional repressor HspR, whose translation MSSEPKNASGGSRAEFFMISVAAQLAGMHAQTLRTYDRLGLVTPQRTSGGGRRYSARDVELLREVQRLSQDEGVNLAGIKRIIELTNQVEELRQQVAELSAELERARAGYRPDLAPQRSTALVVWQPRHRREDGQRRR comes from the coding sequence ATGTCCTCGGAACCGAAGAACGCGTCCGGCGGGTCGCGGGCCGAGTTCTTCATGATCTCGGTGGCGGCCCAGCTGGCCGGCATGCACGCGCAGACGCTGCGCACGTATGACCGTCTGGGACTGGTCACGCCGCAACGGACTTCGGGTGGCGGGCGGCGCTATTCGGCCCGGGACGTCGAGCTGCTGCGCGAGGTGCAGCGGCTGTCCCAGGACGAAGGCGTCAACCTGGCGGGCATCAAGCGCATCATCGAACTGACCAATCAGGTGGAGGAGCTGCGCCAGCAGGTCGCGGAACTGTCGGCCGAGCTGGAGCGGGCCCGGGCCGGATACCGTCCCGATCTCGCCCCGCAGCGCAGTACCGCGTTGGTCGTCTGGCAGCCGCGGCACCGCCGCGAGGACGGCCAGCGCAGGCGATAA
- a CDS encoding SDR family NAD(P)-dependent oxidoreductase: MTEHPHPRLPGTARPVALVTGPTSGIGRGYATRLASLGYDLVLAARTEQRLVALATDLEHRFGTRSQILVADLARAEDREQVAARLADGVEFLVNNAGFAHSGEFWTVPPEQLQAQLDVNVTSVVRLTRAALPPMIAAANGCVVNVASVAGLIPGRGSTYSASKAYVVSFTEGLAGGLAGTGVRVQALCPGFVRTEFHRRAGIEMPSLPEALWLSVDQVVAGSLRDLEKGRVLSVPGMQYKALTTLAGAIPRTLGARLNRGLFNARGRT, from the coding sequence ATGACCGAGCATCCGCATCCGAGGCTGCCCGGCACCGCCCGCCCGGTGGCCTTGGTCACCGGCCCGACCTCGGGCATCGGCCGCGGCTACGCGACGCGGCTGGCCTCGCTCGGCTACGACCTGGTGCTGGCCGCCCGGACCGAGCAGCGTCTGGTGGCCCTCGCGACGGACCTGGAGCACCGCTTCGGTACCCGCTCGCAGATACTCGTCGCCGATCTGGCCCGCGCCGAGGACCGCGAGCAGGTCGCGGCGCGGCTGGCCGACGGAGTCGAATTCCTGGTCAACAATGCCGGTTTCGCGCACTCCGGCGAGTTCTGGACGGTGCCGCCCGAGCAGTTGCAGGCGCAACTGGACGTCAACGTCACCTCGGTGGTGCGGCTCACCAGGGCCGCGCTGCCGCCGATGATCGCGGCGGCGAACGGCTGCGTCGTCAACGTGGCCAGCGTGGCCGGCCTGATCCCCGGACGCGGGTCGACGTATTCGGCGTCCAAGGCCTACGTCGTATCCTTCACGGAAGGGTTGGCAGGGGGACTGGCCGGAACCGGAGTCCGGGTCCAAGCCTTGTGCCCGGGATTCGTCCGCACGGAATTCCACCGGCGAGCCGGCATCGAGATGCCCTCGCTGCCCGAAGCGTTGTGGCTGAGCGTCGACCAAGTAGTCGCCGGCTCACTGCGCGATCTGGAGAAGGGCCGGGTGCTCAGCGTGCCCGGAATGCAGTACAAAGCGCTCACCACCCTCGCCGGAGCGATCCCGCGAACCCTGGGGGCCCGGCTCAATCGCGGGCTGTTCAACGCACGCGGAAGGACTTGA
- a CDS encoding LLM class flavin-dependent oxidoreductase produces MLSTRPPQFGLFLIPEADDFRRLAELSVYADVSGLDLIGIQDHPYQRRFLDTWTLITALAARTERITFFPDVANLPLRHPALLAKAVASLDIISDGRIQLGLGAGAFWDAVAGMGGPRRTGGEAVHALAEAIAVIRALWSDARSVRVPGAFYALAGAHPGPRPQHDPGIWLGARGPRMLELTGRVADGWVPSAAWAPPEFLAEAGRRIDDAAVAADRDPLTVRRVLNVSGTITADGADRGFLEGPAERWVDDLLALHRDQRIDGFVFWPTEGEPVEQIRRYTEQVVPAVRTGAGA; encoded by the coding sequence GTGCTGAGCACCCGACCACCCCAGTTCGGCTTGTTCCTGATCCCCGAGGCCGACGACTTCCGCAGGCTCGCCGAGCTGAGCGTCTACGCGGACGTGTCCGGACTCGACCTGATCGGCATCCAGGACCACCCCTACCAGCGCCGCTTCCTGGACACCTGGACGCTGATCACCGCGCTCGCCGCACGGACCGAGCGGATCACCTTCTTCCCCGACGTCGCGAACCTGCCGCTGCGCCATCCAGCGCTGCTCGCGAAGGCGGTGGCCTCGCTCGACATCATCAGCGACGGCCGGATCCAGCTCGGCCTCGGCGCGGGCGCGTTCTGGGACGCCGTCGCCGGCATGGGCGGACCACGGCGAACCGGCGGCGAGGCGGTACACGCCCTGGCCGAGGCGATCGCGGTCATCCGCGCCCTGTGGAGCGACGCGCGGTCGGTCCGGGTGCCGGGCGCCTTCTACGCCCTGGCGGGTGCGCATCCCGGTCCCCGTCCGCAGCACGATCCGGGCATCTGGCTCGGCGCGCGGGGGCCGCGCATGCTCGAACTCACCGGTCGCGTCGCCGACGGCTGGGTGCCGTCGGCCGCGTGGGCCCCGCCGGAGTTCCTCGCCGAAGCCGGCAGGCGGATCGATGACGCGGCCGTCGCGGCGGACCGGGATCCGCTGACGGTGCGGCGGGTGTTGAACGTGTCGGGGACCATCACCGCGGACGGGGCCGACCGCGGCTTCCTGGAGGGCCCCGCCGAGCGCTGGGTCGACGATCTGCTCGCCCTGCACCGTGACCAGCGGATCGATGGTTTCGTCTTCTGGCCGACCGAGGGGGAACCGGTGGAGCAGATCCGTCGTTATACCGAGCAGGTCGTGCCCGCGGTCCGCACCGGCGCCGGGGCCTGA